A DNA window from Capnocytophaga sp. ARDL2 contains the following coding sequences:
- a CDS encoding glycosyltransferase family 2 protein encodes MISIIVPCFNQAQYLDECLQSVLEQTYQNWECIIVNDGSPDNTEEVAKKWCEEDARFQYVLKENGGLSSARNTGIQEAKGEWILPLDCDDKISNRYLELAAKEFDKGYTVIYCQAAFFGAKNEKWHLPEYSFKGQLYNNHIFCSAFFKKQDWEKVGGYDTAMKHGYEDWEFWLHILTKDSKVYRIPQVCFYYRQKEQSMITDLMAQQEVVQSTRAYIFEKHQQKYFEIYGRFFNKLRFVYDKKQPKIAVILGRLI; translated from the coding sequence ATGATATCCATCATTGTACCTTGCTTTAATCAAGCACAATATTTAGACGAATGTTTGCAATCTGTTTTAGAACAAACCTACCAAAATTGGGAATGTATCATTGTCAATGACGGAAGCCCAGACAACACCGAAGAAGTTGCAAAAAAATGGTGCGAAGAAGACGCTCGTTTTCAGTATGTTTTAAAAGAAAACGGCGGACTTTCCTCTGCTCGAAACACAGGGATTCAAGAAGCAAAAGGCGAATGGATTCTCCCATTGGATTGTGATGATAAAATAAGCAATCGCTATTTAGAACTGGCTGCAAAAGAATTTGATAAAGGCTATACGGTTATCTATTGTCAAGCTGCTTTTTTTGGTGCTAAAAACGAAAAATGGCATTTGCCTGAATATTCCTTTAAAGGACAACTTTATAATAATCATATTTTTTGTTCCGCTTTTTTCAAAAAACAAGATTGGGAAAAAGTAGGTGGATATGATACTGCAATGAAACACGGATATGAAGATTGGGAATTTTGGTTACATATTCTCACAAAAGATAGTAAGGTGTATAGAATACCCCAAGTGTGTTTTTATTACAGACAAAAAGAGCAGTCGATGATTACTGATTTAATGGCTCAACAAGAGGTGGTGCAATCAACAAGAGCTTATATTTTTGAAAAACATCAACAGAAATATTTTGAAATATACGGTCGATTTTTCAATAAATTACGATTTGTATATGATAAAAAACAACCAAAAATAGCTGTGATTTTAGGGAGGTTGATTTGA
- a CDS encoding NADH-quinone oxidoreductase subunit J, whose product MIETLFYLLSTITLGSALMTILSKNPIHSAIWLVVSFFSIAGHYALFNSQFLAMVHIIVYSGAIMILMLFTIMLMNLNMSKELSKPLTTKLIATACFGLVGLALVSILAKSVPAVETASVVAEDFQSIKVLGKVLLNEFVVPFETTAVLLLMAMIGAVLISKKNNTAA is encoded by the coding sequence ATGATAGAAACACTCTTTTACTTGCTTTCTACTATCACTTTGGGGAGTGCGTTGATGACGATACTTTCCAAAAACCCTATCCATAGTGCGATATGGTTGGTAGTTAGTTTTTTTAGTATTGCAGGGCATTACGCTTTGTTCAATTCACAATTTTTAGCAATGGTACACATTATTGTGTATTCGGGGGCAATCATGATTTTGATGCTCTTTACCATTATGTTGATGAATCTGAATATGAGCAAAGAATTGTCAAAACCATTGACCACAAAACTCATTGCTACGGCGTGTTTTGGGTTGGTAGGTCTTGCATTGGTGTCTATTTTGGCAAAATCAGTTCCTGCGGTAGAGACCGCTTCTGTGGTGGCAGAAGATTTTCAATCAATCAAAGTATTGGGGAAAGTATTGTTGAACGAGTTTGTAGTACCATTTGAAACCACAGCTGTATTGTTGTTGATGGCAATGATTGGTGCGGTACTCATTTCTAAAAAAAATAATACCGCTGCATAA